From a single Flavobacterium sp. genomic region:
- the lpxB gene encoding lipid-A-disaccharide synthase, with translation MKYYIIAGEASGDLHGSNLMKALIEKDPTAEIRFWGGDLMQNVGGTLVKHYRELAFMGFIEVILNLKTILNNIKICKKDIEAFQPDAIIFIDYPGFNMRIATWAKERNIPTHYYISPQIWAWKENRIKAIKRDVDYMYVILPFEKDFYGKKHNFPVHFVGHPLIDAIANRTEISDEKFRKENNLSDKPIIALLPGSRKQEISKMLSIMLSVVKYFPDYQFVIAGAPSQEYEFYKTFLTNENVKFISNKTYDLLSHSYAALVTSGTATLETALFNVPEVVCYKGSYISYQIAKRIITLKYISLVNLIMDKEVVKELIQEELNTKNLKIELVKILDSENRTILLQNYAELKQNLGGHGASQKTAELIVNSLRK, from the coding sequence ATGAAATATTATATCATAGCAGGAGAAGCTTCGGGCGATTTACACGGCTCTAACTTAATGAAAGCGTTGATTGAAAAAGATCCAACGGCTGAAATTCGTTTTTGGGGTGGCGATTTAATGCAAAATGTAGGTGGAACTTTAGTAAAACACTATCGTGAATTAGCATTTATGGGTTTTATTGAAGTTATTTTGAACCTAAAAACGATTTTGAATAACATCAAAATTTGTAAAAAAGATATTGAAGCGTTTCAACCTGATGCCATTATTTTTATAGATTATCCGGGTTTTAATATGCGCATTGCTACTTGGGCAAAAGAGCGAAATATCCCTACACATTATTACATTTCGCCTCAAATTTGGGCTTGGAAAGAAAATCGCATTAAGGCAATTAAGCGCGATGTAGATTATATGTACGTGATTCTTCCATTTGAGAAAGATTTTTACGGGAAAAAACATAATTTCCCTGTACATTTTGTTGGACATCCGTTAATTGATGCCATAGCGAACCGAACTGAAATTTCAGACGAAAAATTTAGAAAAGAAAATAATTTATCAGACAAGCCTATCATTGCATTGTTACCAGGAAGTAGAAAGCAAGAAATTTCTAAAATGCTTTCTATTATGTTATCGGTAGTAAAATATTTTCCTGATTATCAATTTGTTATTGCAGGCGCTCCAAGTCAGGAATATGAATTTTACAAAACATTTTTAACCAACGAAAATGTGAAATTTATTTCCAATAAAACCTATGATTTATTGAGTCATTCGTATGCTGCTTTAGTAACTTCTGGAACTGCAACTTTAGAAACTGCATTGTTTAATGTTCCTGAAGTGGTTTGTTATAAAGGAAGTTACATTTCGTATCAAATTGCTAAACGCATTATTACTTTAAAATACATATCATTAGTCAATTTGATTATGGATAAAGAAGTGGTAAAAGAGTTAATTCAGGAAGAATTGAATACGAAAAATTTAAAAATTGAATTGGTAAAAATTCTAGATTCTGAAAACCGCACCATTTTATTACAAAATTACGCCGAGTTGAAACAAAATTTAGGAGGACATGGTGCTAGTCAAAAAACGGCAGAATTGATTGTGAATAGTTTACGGAAATAA
- the surE gene encoding 5'/3'-nucleotidase SurE translates to MARPLILVTNDDGIVAPGIRTLIEVMKELGDVVVVAPDSPQSAMGHAITINNTLKLEKVTLDKDLSQEYSCSGTPVDCVKIAVNEILNRKPDLCVSGINHGSNSSINVIYSGTMSAAVEAGIEGIPAIGFSLLDYSWDANFEPIKSYVKQIAQGVLEKGLPEGVILNVNFPKLSKEDIKGIKICRQAKAMWQEEFDKRTNPQGKEYYWLTGKFINQDKGTDTDEWALENGYISIVPVQFDLTAHHAIQQLNSWEL, encoded by the coding sequence ATGGCAAGACCTCTAATACTAGTAACAAACGATGATGGCATTGTTGCTCCTGGAATTCGAACTTTAATTGAAGTAATGAAAGAACTTGGAGATGTAGTTGTAGTTGCTCCAGATAGCCCACAAAGCGCAATGGGTCATGCTATTACCATAAACAATACCCTAAAATTAGAAAAAGTAACACTAGATAAAGATCTTTCACAAGAATACAGTTGCAGTGGCACCCCAGTAGATTGTGTAAAAATTGCCGTTAATGAAATTTTAAATAGAAAACCCGATTTGTGTGTATCGGGTATTAATCATGGTTCAAATTCTTCCATTAATGTAATTTATTCAGGTACAATGAGCGCTGCAGTGGAAGCTGGAATCGAAGGGATTCCCGCTATCGGATTTTCGTTATTAGATTATAGTTGGGATGCTAATTTTGAACCTATAAAAAGTTATGTAAAACAAATTGCGCAAGGTGTTTTAGAAAAAGGATTACCTGAGGGCGTGATACTAAACGTAAATTTTCCGAAATTAAGTAAAGAAGATATCAAAGGCATTAAAATTTGTCGCCAAGCAAAAGCCATGTGGCAAGAAGAATTTGATAAAAGAACCAACCCACAAGGAAAAGAATATTATTGGTTAACCGGTAAATTTATCAATCAAGACAAAGGAACGGATACAGACGAATGGGCTTTAGAAAACGGTTATATTTCAATTGTTCCGGTTCAGTTTGATTTAACAGCACATCATGCCATTCAGCAATTGAATTCGTGGGAATTATAA